DNA from Triticum aestivum cultivar Chinese Spring chromosome 7D, IWGSC CS RefSeq v2.1, whole genome shotgun sequence:
CCTGTCACTGAGGGGCGCCGCCGCCGGGCCTGGGCGTCCCGGGAACTGCAGGAACGATGCAGTCGCTGCAGGACAAGGCGTCGGAGTGGAGCGGCGTGGCGGCCGCCGACGCCTTCGCCATCGACGAGGTCAACGTCTTCGAGGCGCTCGGCGGCACCCCGCAGCCCTTCGTCGACCTCTCCACCAACTTCTACACCAGGCCCGCCCCGATCTGCTCCCCCCGCCTCCTCTGATCTGGGTTTCATtcccccccttctctgattttGTCGTCTGACTTCCTGGCCGTGGTTGGATCGATGGAACAGGGTTTATGAGGACGAGGAGCAGTGGTTCCGGGAGATATTCTCGGGGTCCAGGAAGGAGGACGCGATCCAGAACCAGTACGAGTTCTTGGTGCAGCGGATGGGCGGCCCGCCGCTATTCTCCCAGAGGAGAGGTAACTTGATTGACTCGGCGTCTCTGTACCTTGATTGAATTGGCGCTCTTCTCCGATTGGTTCCTTGTAGCCCCAAAATGTCCATGTTTCCACTGCCCAATTGCCATTGAAGCTGGTGCTTATGTTGAAATTGATGTTTTGAGTCGAAATGCTTACTTGTTGCCTAATAGATTCCGGGTGTGGAAATGAAACGACCAGTATTTGAAAACTGAAATTGACTTAGAAGTTCACTCTTAAACCTAAACTTTTAGGAAAAGCAAGCAGTTTGTAGATGTTTCAAAGCAGTTTGTAGAATTGTGGAACTGGCTCCTGTTTAATTACATTTCACATCATCCTTCTGCAGAACCATTAAACTTTCCTTGATAGCAACAGCATACTATCATTGTCTCTATTGgattattccttttcttttcaccCTAGTTATCAGGCAGCACTGTTGGGTGCTTAATGCCTGAGACTACATAGAGATGATTTACAGCTCTGCTCCTCTGTAAGTTAATTGCTTACTGAATTAATCGTTTATCAGATCTGACTGGATTAAAATTACACTTGGTTATGTCAGGAGACTAGTTTTCTTTTACTAAAATGGATTGGAATTACACAGATGGACTATATTAGTGCCAAAGGATGCTAGTATGATTCCTACAGGGAATTACATTTGATCAAATCATGAAAGCAATAAAAAAGATATTGGGAGCTAGGATTAGAGTCTGACAGCGGAACTACGTAGCAATTACAACACTCCATCCGAATTGGAGACCAAGGTCCCTAAACCAGTGGCGCCTTCCTGAACTCAGAGATGAGCTTTCTTTTCAGTGATAGTCAAAAGGCTTTGAACTGAATTTCTCTAACGTTGAAAGGTTCTCCTAGTTTACTCCTGAAATTCCCAAATCACCAAATCGATCATCTGGGTTTATCCGTGGAATACTTTTTCATATCTGAATCTAGCACCAACACTTTCTTAATTAATGTTATAAGTTGCATACTTACAGTTCTCAATCAAGGCATGTGTTGTCTAGTACTAAACTAGCctacaaaaacgtcttacattttgagaTGGAGGTAGTACTTTTGTAGTGAGTACCTTTTTTTTAACACAGTGTAGTGAGTAGCTAGAAGGCCTAATAGGTTCCATTTCGTACATCTAGGTGATGTAAgcaaaattgtttgaaaaatcaaatgtttgtcctatTGTTATATGCCCACTTATTTTGCCCTTTTATTTGTTGAACCATTTTGCGTGTGGTAAAGCATAAAGGCTATGCTACTCATTGTCACTAGGTGTTACACATTCTATACTTTTTTCATAATCTTTTCATTCTTGTAATTATGGAAATTAATAGCAACATGAACCCTGCTTGACGTCACCAAGCACTTGCAATTCATATTTTTGGGATCTTAATTACTTGCTGACCCAACACTATCACTCTGTCTGCTTCTCGTAGGACATCCTGCCTTGATAGGACGACATCGGCCATTTCCAGTTACCCACCAAGCTGCGGAGCGATGGCTACACCACATGCAGCAAGCTTTGGAGACTACAGAAAGCATAAacccagatacaaaaaccaaaatgatgatttttttcagGTATGTGTTATGAGTGAACTAGTGAAATCTGCATCAAGCATTCAGCAGCATATCAACCTAGAGGCTTAAGATATTGTCATTTGTTATCTTGTTCCAGGCACACTGCATATTTCCTTGTCGCCGGTAATGAGATGACAAGGCAAACCCAAAGTGTACCTCCCTGCAAACATGCAACGAGCAAACCAGCTGAGTAGCCGCTCAAGTCTATCCAGTTGAATAATGATTTCAGCTTCCGTGATTCCTATACGATTCCCATGTGCAACGGGATCAAGGTTGTTTATGCATTATAGGAAACAACACGCATGATGTTGTAGAGGGGGAGTGACCCAATCAGAGAGCATCTCAAAATTGGTAAATTTGCGTTCTTGATCGTACTCCTCTTCTCTCTTGATTTGAGCTTGAGGGTACAAGTTCTCTGCTCCTGCTAAGGGGAGCACTGCTATGGTGTATTGGTGCTCAACTGCTCTTGCTATTCTATCCAGTGCctctgatccaaaataagtgttttggttttagttcaaatttgaattaaaacgacgacacttattttggatcagagggagtatcaaTTAATGGTTAATTAGTAGGTTTCTAAAATAAAATTTAGGTTGATCTTTTAGAATAAGCTGGGGAGAGGGCAGCTTATTTCCACAGCTAGCTATAAgccctaaaagaactggccctaagcaATGCAAGTTCAACCCAGCTTGTTAATTTTCCTTGAAAGAGAAACTCACCTTGTTGTGCTTATTAAACAGTAACTTCAACTGCGATTtctgatggcttcttctctcgagTTTTAGAGAAGTAAACCTGTATCTGTATGTTTTGTGGTGTTGAGAGAATTTGCCGTCCAGTTTATTCCACACAATAAATTATTTGGACAATGGATTTGGGGAAGGGAAC
Protein-coding regions in this window:
- the LOC543086 gene encoding two-on-two hemoglobin-3, encoding MQSLQDKASEWSGVAAADAFAIDEVNVFEALGGTPQPFVDLSTNFYTRVYEDEEQWFREIFSGSRKEDAIQNQYEFLVQRMGGPPLFSQRRGHPALIGRHRPFPVTHQAAERWLHHMQQALETTESINPDTKTKMMIFFRHTAYFLVAGNEMTRQTQSVPPCKHATSKPAE